In Magnetococcales bacterium, one genomic interval encodes:
- a CDS encoding 2Fe-2S iron-sulfur cluster binding domain-containing protein codes for MIKVTFLPMNQTVEAEAGSTLLEVAHDHDISLEGACEGALACSTCHVIVDPQWVDRLDPADEREEDMLDKAFGLTATSRLGCQIVLDDSLDGLVVTIPPYSININVDKKRGHS; via the coding sequence ATGATCAAGGTGACGTTTCTCCCGATGAATCAAACCGTGGAGGCCGAAGCGGGTTCCACGTTGCTGGAGGTGGCCCACGACCACGACATCTCTCTGGAGGGGGCATGTGAAGGCGCTTTGGCTTGTTCGACCTGTCACGTGATTGTGGATCCCCAATGGGTGGACCGACTGGATCCGGCGGACGAACGGGAAGAGGACATGCTGGACAAGGCATTCGGTCTGACCGCCACGAGTCGGCTGGGGTGTCAGATCGTGCTGGACGATTCGCTGGACGGGTTGGTGGTGACCATTCCGCCCTATTCGATCAACATCAACGTAGACAAAAAGAGAGGTCACTCATGA
- the iscX gene encoding Fe-S cluster assembly protein IscX → MKWTDTHEIAMALADTLPDQDPMAVRFTELMEWVLHLPEFNDTPQRCNEKILEAIQMAWMDEI, encoded by the coding sequence ATGAAGTGGACAGACACCCACGAAATCGCCATGGCCCTGGCGGATACCCTGCCGGATCAGGATCCCATGGCCGTGCGTTTCACGGAACTGATGGAGTGGGTTTTGCACCTGCCCGAGTTCAACGACACCCCGCAACGGTGCAACGAAAAGATCCTGGAAGCCATCCAAATGGCCTGGATGGACGAAATTTAA